A window from Brachyhypopomus gauderio isolate BG-103 chromosome 6, BGAUD_0.2, whole genome shotgun sequence encodes these proteins:
- the epn2 gene encoding epsin-2 isoform X1 — MPSSTIRRQMKNVVNNYSEAEKKVREATSNDPWGPSSSLMSEISDLTYNVVAFSEIMSMIWKRLNDHGKNWRHVYKALTLLDYLIKTGSERVALQCRENIFAIQTLKDFQYIDRDGKDQGINVREKSKQLVVLLKDDERLKGERSQALKTKERMAQVATSVGSNHQMGFGRGSSQPNLSTSYSEEYGRSEGSPASYHGSTSPNASSELEQARPQTSGEEELQLQLALAMSREAAEQEERMRRGDDLRLQMALEESRKDNSTGKIIKKKKEPPQSSLMDLMDAVPTGPVDPWGGAAAGPASDPWQSYGAAPKPAVPVDPWGLPTAGASAMKSSDPWGSSSAPAAADPWGSGPSTRPKASGPGSFDLFSTSNGTSKEDLSDFDSLRTSLMTGDGKGSSSLPLPTSQSASPDLFDMHPSATRKTPESFLGPNAALVNLDSLVTKPPPPAPVSNPFLAGGGPPAAAAQVNPFQVSQPQPPTLNQMRVSPMMGLSGSGFGGVAPRSNDPLPLSSLAPTGTVAMVPVAGMAPLAPVGQMPSVGIPGSMSMPQSLISGPLQPTGTAAQAGGTTNPFLL; from the exons ATGCCAAGCTCTACGATTAGGAGACAAATGAAAAACGTGGTGAATAACTACTCCGAGGCAGAGAAAAAGGTCAGAGAGGCGACCTCTAATGACCCCTGGGGCCCGTCCAGCTCTCTGATGTCAGAGATCTCCGACCTCACGTACAACGTGGTGGCCTTCTCCGAGATCATGAGCATGATCTGGAAGAGGCTTAATGACCACGGCAAGAACTGGCGGCACGTGTACAAGGCGCTGACGCTGCTGGACTACCTGATCAAGACGGGCTCGGAGCGCGTGGCGCTGCAGTGCCGGGAGAACATCTTCGCCATCCAGACGCTCAAGGACTTCCAGTACATAGACCGGGACGGCAAGGACCAGGGCATCAACGTGCGGGAGAAGTCCAAGCAGCTGGTGGTGCTTCTGAAGGACGACGAGCGGCTCAAGGGCGAGCGCTCGCAGGCGCTGAAGACCAAGGAGCGAATGGCCCAGGTGGCCACCAGCGTGGGCAGCAACCACCAGATGGGCTTCGGGCGTGGCTCCAGCCAGCCCAACCTGTCCACCAGCTACTCGGAGGAGTACGGCCGCTCGGAGGGTTCGCCAGCGTCATATCACGGCT CCACGTCACCCAATGCGTCGTCAGAGCTGGAGCAGGCCCGCCCACAGACCAGCGGGGAGGAGGAGCTACAGCTGCAGCTGGCCCTGGCCATGAGCAGAGAGGCAGCAGAACAG GAGGAGAGGATGCGTCGTGGTGATGACCTGCGGCTGCAGATGGCTTTGGAGGAGAGTCGTAAAGACAATAGCACAGGAAAGATTATCAAAAAGAAAAAGGAG cctcCACAGTCGTCTCTGATGGATCTGATGGACGCGGTCCCTACAGGCCCGGTTGACCCGTGGGGTGGTGCAGCAGCCGGCCCTGCGTCGGACCCCTGGCAGAGTTATG gtgctgCCCCTAAGCCAGCAGTGCCTGTGGATCCCTGGGGTCTACCTACTGCTGGGGCCTCAGCCATGAAGAGCAGCGACCCCTGGGGGTCGAGCTCTGCTCCTGCAGCTGCTGATCCCTGGGGCTCGGGGCCTTCCACACGGCCCAAAGCTTCTGGCCCAG GCTCTTTTGATCTCTTTTCCACATCAAACGGTACCTCTAAGGAAGACCTCTCTGATTTTGACAGTCTCCGTACTTCACTGATGACAG GAGATGGCAAAGGGAGTTCCTCGCTACCCTTACCGACCAGCCAGTCTGCCAGTCCCGACCTCTTTGATATGCATCCAAGTGCCACTAGAAAAACCCCCGAGTCTTTCCTGGGCCCCAACGCTGCCCTGGTGAATCTGGACTCTCTGGTGACCAAGCCTCCTCCGCCAGCACCTGTCTCCAATCCTTTCCTCGCTGGAG GAGGGCCTCCTGCCGCTGCAGCTCAGGTCAACCCCTTCCAGGTGAGCCAGCCTCAGCCGCCCACCCTCAACCAGATGAGAGTGAGTCCCATGATGGGTCTGAGCGGCTCGGGCTTTGGCGGCGTGGCCCCAAGAAGCAACGACCCCCTGCCCCTGTCTTCTCTGGCCCCTACTGGCACTGTCGCCATGGTGCCTGTGGCCGGGATGGCACCCCTTGCCCCTGTGGGCCAGATGCCAAGCGTGGGTATTCCCGGCTCCATGTCAATGCCCCAGTCCCTTATAAGTGGACCACTGCAGCCAACAGGCACCGCAGCTCAGGCCGGTGGCACCACTAACCCCTTCCTGTTGTGA
- the epn2 gene encoding epsin-2 isoform X2, protein MPSSTIRRQMKNVVNNYSEAEKKVREATSNDPWGPSSSLMSEISDLTYNVVAFSEIMSMIWKRLNDHGKNWRHVYKALTLLDYLIKTGSERVALQCRENIFAIQTLKDFQYIDRDGKDQGINVREKSKQLVVLLKDDERLKGERSQALKTKERMAQVATSVGSNHQMGFGRGSSQPNLSTSYSEEYGRSEGSPASYHGSTSPNASSELEQARPQTSGEEELQLQLALAMSREAAEQERMRRGDDLRLQMALEESRKDNSTGKIIKKKKEPPQSSLMDLMDAVPTGPVDPWGGAAAGPASDPWQSYGAAPKPAVPVDPWGLPTAGASAMKSSDPWGSSSAPAAADPWGSGPSTRPKASGPGSFDLFSTSNGTSKEDLSDFDSLRTSLMTGDGKGSSSLPLPTSQSASPDLFDMHPSATRKTPESFLGPNAALVNLDSLVTKPPPPAPVSNPFLAGGGPPAAAAQVNPFQVSQPQPPTLNQMRVSPMMGLSGSGFGGVAPRSNDPLPLSSLAPTGTVAMVPVAGMAPLAPVGQMPSVGIPGSMSMPQSLISGPLQPTGTAAQAGGTTNPFLL, encoded by the exons ATGCCAAGCTCTACGATTAGGAGACAAATGAAAAACGTGGTGAATAACTACTCCGAGGCAGAGAAAAAGGTCAGAGAGGCGACCTCTAATGACCCCTGGGGCCCGTCCAGCTCTCTGATGTCAGAGATCTCCGACCTCACGTACAACGTGGTGGCCTTCTCCGAGATCATGAGCATGATCTGGAAGAGGCTTAATGACCACGGCAAGAACTGGCGGCACGTGTACAAGGCGCTGACGCTGCTGGACTACCTGATCAAGACGGGCTCGGAGCGCGTGGCGCTGCAGTGCCGGGAGAACATCTTCGCCATCCAGACGCTCAAGGACTTCCAGTACATAGACCGGGACGGCAAGGACCAGGGCATCAACGTGCGGGAGAAGTCCAAGCAGCTGGTGGTGCTTCTGAAGGACGACGAGCGGCTCAAGGGCGAGCGCTCGCAGGCGCTGAAGACCAAGGAGCGAATGGCCCAGGTGGCCACCAGCGTGGGCAGCAACCACCAGATGGGCTTCGGGCGTGGCTCCAGCCAGCCCAACCTGTCCACCAGCTACTCGGAGGAGTACGGCCGCTCGGAGGGTTCGCCAGCGTCATATCACGGCT CCACGTCACCCAATGCGTCGTCAGAGCTGGAGCAGGCCCGCCCACAGACCAGCGGGGAGGAGGAGCTACAGCTGCAGCTGGCCCTGGCCATGAGCAGAGAGGCAGCAGAACAG GAGAGGATGCGTCGTGGTGATGACCTGCGGCTGCAGATGGCTTTGGAGGAGAGTCGTAAAGACAATAGCACAGGAAAGATTATCAAAAAGAAAAAGGAG cctcCACAGTCGTCTCTGATGGATCTGATGGACGCGGTCCCTACAGGCCCGGTTGACCCGTGGGGTGGTGCAGCAGCCGGCCCTGCGTCGGACCCCTGGCAGAGTTATG gtgctgCCCCTAAGCCAGCAGTGCCTGTGGATCCCTGGGGTCTACCTACTGCTGGGGCCTCAGCCATGAAGAGCAGCGACCCCTGGGGGTCGAGCTCTGCTCCTGCAGCTGCTGATCCCTGGGGCTCGGGGCCTTCCACACGGCCCAAAGCTTCTGGCCCAG GCTCTTTTGATCTCTTTTCCACATCAAACGGTACCTCTAAGGAAGACCTCTCTGATTTTGACAGTCTCCGTACTTCACTGATGACAG GAGATGGCAAAGGGAGTTCCTCGCTACCCTTACCGACCAGCCAGTCTGCCAGTCCCGACCTCTTTGATATGCATCCAAGTGCCACTAGAAAAACCCCCGAGTCTTTCCTGGGCCCCAACGCTGCCCTGGTGAATCTGGACTCTCTGGTGACCAAGCCTCCTCCGCCAGCACCTGTCTCCAATCCTTTCCTCGCTGGAG GAGGGCCTCCTGCCGCTGCAGCTCAGGTCAACCCCTTCCAGGTGAGCCAGCCTCAGCCGCCCACCCTCAACCAGATGAGAGTGAGTCCCATGATGGGTCTGAGCGGCTCGGGCTTTGGCGGCGTGGCCCCAAGAAGCAACGACCCCCTGCCCCTGTCTTCTCTGGCCCCTACTGGCACTGTCGCCATGGTGCCTGTGGCCGGGATGGCACCCCTTGCCCCTGTGGGCCAGATGCCAAGCGTGGGTATTCCCGGCTCCATGTCAATGCCCCAGTCCCTTATAAGTGGACCACTGCAGCCAACAGGCACCGCAGCTCAGGCCGGTGGCACCACTAACCCCTTCCTGTTGTGA
- the epn2 gene encoding epsin-2 isoform X4 — MPSSTIRRQMKNVVNNYSEAEKKVREATSNDPWGPSSSLMSEISDLTYNVVAFSEIMSMIWKRLNDHGKNWRHVYKALTLLDYLIKTGSERVALQCRENIFAIQTLKDFQYIDRDGKDQGINVREKSKQLVVLLKDDERLKGERSQALKTKERMAQVATSVGSNHQMGFGRGSSQPNLSTSYSEEYGRSEGSPASYHGSTSPNASSELEQARPQTSGEEELQLQLALAMSREAAEQERMRRGDDLRLQMALEESRKDNSTGKIIKKKKESSLMDLMDAVPTGPVDPWGGAAAGPASDPWQSYGAAPKPAVPVDPWGLPTAGASAMKSSDPWGSSSAPAAADPWGSGPSTRPKASGPGSFDLFSTSNGTSKEDLSDFDSLRTSLMTGDGKGSSSLPLPTSQSASPDLFDMHPSATRKTPESFLGPNAALVNLDSLVTKPPPPAPVSNPFLAGGGPPAAAAQVNPFQVSQPQPPTLNQMRVSPMMGLSGSGFGGVAPRSNDPLPLSSLAPTGTVAMVPVAGMAPLAPVGQMPSVGIPGSMSMPQSLISGPLQPTGTAAQAGGTTNPFLL; from the exons ATGCCAAGCTCTACGATTAGGAGACAAATGAAAAACGTGGTGAATAACTACTCCGAGGCAGAGAAAAAGGTCAGAGAGGCGACCTCTAATGACCCCTGGGGCCCGTCCAGCTCTCTGATGTCAGAGATCTCCGACCTCACGTACAACGTGGTGGCCTTCTCCGAGATCATGAGCATGATCTGGAAGAGGCTTAATGACCACGGCAAGAACTGGCGGCACGTGTACAAGGCGCTGACGCTGCTGGACTACCTGATCAAGACGGGCTCGGAGCGCGTGGCGCTGCAGTGCCGGGAGAACATCTTCGCCATCCAGACGCTCAAGGACTTCCAGTACATAGACCGGGACGGCAAGGACCAGGGCATCAACGTGCGGGAGAAGTCCAAGCAGCTGGTGGTGCTTCTGAAGGACGACGAGCGGCTCAAGGGCGAGCGCTCGCAGGCGCTGAAGACCAAGGAGCGAATGGCCCAGGTGGCCACCAGCGTGGGCAGCAACCACCAGATGGGCTTCGGGCGTGGCTCCAGCCAGCCCAACCTGTCCACCAGCTACTCGGAGGAGTACGGCCGCTCGGAGGGTTCGCCAGCGTCATATCACGGCT CCACGTCACCCAATGCGTCGTCAGAGCTGGAGCAGGCCCGCCCACAGACCAGCGGGGAGGAGGAGCTACAGCTGCAGCTGGCCCTGGCCATGAGCAGAGAGGCAGCAGAACAG GAGAGGATGCGTCGTGGTGATGACCTGCGGCTGCAGATGGCTTTGGAGGAGAGTCGTAAAGACAATAGCACAGGAAAGATTATCAAAAAGAAAAAGGAG TCGTCTCTGATGGATCTGATGGACGCGGTCCCTACAGGCCCGGTTGACCCGTGGGGTGGTGCAGCAGCCGGCCCTGCGTCGGACCCCTGGCAGAGTTATG gtgctgCCCCTAAGCCAGCAGTGCCTGTGGATCCCTGGGGTCTACCTACTGCTGGGGCCTCAGCCATGAAGAGCAGCGACCCCTGGGGGTCGAGCTCTGCTCCTGCAGCTGCTGATCCCTGGGGCTCGGGGCCTTCCACACGGCCCAAAGCTTCTGGCCCAG GCTCTTTTGATCTCTTTTCCACATCAAACGGTACCTCTAAGGAAGACCTCTCTGATTTTGACAGTCTCCGTACTTCACTGATGACAG GAGATGGCAAAGGGAGTTCCTCGCTACCCTTACCGACCAGCCAGTCTGCCAGTCCCGACCTCTTTGATATGCATCCAAGTGCCACTAGAAAAACCCCCGAGTCTTTCCTGGGCCCCAACGCTGCCCTGGTGAATCTGGACTCTCTGGTGACCAAGCCTCCTCCGCCAGCACCTGTCTCCAATCCTTTCCTCGCTGGAG GAGGGCCTCCTGCCGCTGCAGCTCAGGTCAACCCCTTCCAGGTGAGCCAGCCTCAGCCGCCCACCCTCAACCAGATGAGAGTGAGTCCCATGATGGGTCTGAGCGGCTCGGGCTTTGGCGGCGTGGCCCCAAGAAGCAACGACCCCCTGCCCCTGTCTTCTCTGGCCCCTACTGGCACTGTCGCCATGGTGCCTGTGGCCGGGATGGCACCCCTTGCCCCTGTGGGCCAGATGCCAAGCGTGGGTATTCCCGGCTCCATGTCAATGCCCCAGTCCCTTATAAGTGGACCACTGCAGCCAACAGGCACCGCAGCTCAGGCCGGTGGCACCACTAACCCCTTCCTGTTGTGA
- the epn2 gene encoding epsin-2 isoform X3 produces the protein MPSSTIRRQMKNVVNNYSEAEKKVREATSNDPWGPSSSLMSEISDLTYNVVAFSEIMSMIWKRLNDHGKNWRHVYKALTLLDYLIKTGSERVALQCRENIFAIQTLKDFQYIDRDGKDQGINVREKSKQLVVLLKDDERLKGERSQALKTKERMAQVATSVGSNHQMGFGRGSSQPNLSTSYSEEYGRSEGSPASYHGSTSPNASSELEQARPQTSGEEELQLQLALAMSREAAEQEERMRRGDDLRLQMALEESRKDNSTGKIIKKKKESSLMDLMDAVPTGPVDPWGGAAAGPASDPWQSYGAAPKPAVPVDPWGLPTAGASAMKSSDPWGSSSAPAAADPWGSGPSTRPKASGPGSFDLFSTSNGTSKEDLSDFDSLRTSLMTGDGKGSSSLPLPTSQSASPDLFDMHPSATRKTPESFLGPNAALVNLDSLVTKPPPPAPVSNPFLAGGGPPAAAAQVNPFQVSQPQPPTLNQMRVSPMMGLSGSGFGGVAPRSNDPLPLSSLAPTGTVAMVPVAGMAPLAPVGQMPSVGIPGSMSMPQSLISGPLQPTGTAAQAGGTTNPFLL, from the exons ATGCCAAGCTCTACGATTAGGAGACAAATGAAAAACGTGGTGAATAACTACTCCGAGGCAGAGAAAAAGGTCAGAGAGGCGACCTCTAATGACCCCTGGGGCCCGTCCAGCTCTCTGATGTCAGAGATCTCCGACCTCACGTACAACGTGGTGGCCTTCTCCGAGATCATGAGCATGATCTGGAAGAGGCTTAATGACCACGGCAAGAACTGGCGGCACGTGTACAAGGCGCTGACGCTGCTGGACTACCTGATCAAGACGGGCTCGGAGCGCGTGGCGCTGCAGTGCCGGGAGAACATCTTCGCCATCCAGACGCTCAAGGACTTCCAGTACATAGACCGGGACGGCAAGGACCAGGGCATCAACGTGCGGGAGAAGTCCAAGCAGCTGGTGGTGCTTCTGAAGGACGACGAGCGGCTCAAGGGCGAGCGCTCGCAGGCGCTGAAGACCAAGGAGCGAATGGCCCAGGTGGCCACCAGCGTGGGCAGCAACCACCAGATGGGCTTCGGGCGTGGCTCCAGCCAGCCCAACCTGTCCACCAGCTACTCGGAGGAGTACGGCCGCTCGGAGGGTTCGCCAGCGTCATATCACGGCT CCACGTCACCCAATGCGTCGTCAGAGCTGGAGCAGGCCCGCCCACAGACCAGCGGGGAGGAGGAGCTACAGCTGCAGCTGGCCCTGGCCATGAGCAGAGAGGCAGCAGAACAG GAGGAGAGGATGCGTCGTGGTGATGACCTGCGGCTGCAGATGGCTTTGGAGGAGAGTCGTAAAGACAATAGCACAGGAAAGATTATCAAAAAGAAAAAGGAG TCGTCTCTGATGGATCTGATGGACGCGGTCCCTACAGGCCCGGTTGACCCGTGGGGTGGTGCAGCAGCCGGCCCTGCGTCGGACCCCTGGCAGAGTTATG gtgctgCCCCTAAGCCAGCAGTGCCTGTGGATCCCTGGGGTCTACCTACTGCTGGGGCCTCAGCCATGAAGAGCAGCGACCCCTGGGGGTCGAGCTCTGCTCCTGCAGCTGCTGATCCCTGGGGCTCGGGGCCTTCCACACGGCCCAAAGCTTCTGGCCCAG GCTCTTTTGATCTCTTTTCCACATCAAACGGTACCTCTAAGGAAGACCTCTCTGATTTTGACAGTCTCCGTACTTCACTGATGACAG GAGATGGCAAAGGGAGTTCCTCGCTACCCTTACCGACCAGCCAGTCTGCCAGTCCCGACCTCTTTGATATGCATCCAAGTGCCACTAGAAAAACCCCCGAGTCTTTCCTGGGCCCCAACGCTGCCCTGGTGAATCTGGACTCTCTGGTGACCAAGCCTCCTCCGCCAGCACCTGTCTCCAATCCTTTCCTCGCTGGAG GAGGGCCTCCTGCCGCTGCAGCTCAGGTCAACCCCTTCCAGGTGAGCCAGCCTCAGCCGCCCACCCTCAACCAGATGAGAGTGAGTCCCATGATGGGTCTGAGCGGCTCGGGCTTTGGCGGCGTGGCCCCAAGAAGCAACGACCCCCTGCCCCTGTCTTCTCTGGCCCCTACTGGCACTGTCGCCATGGTGCCTGTGGCCGGGATGGCACCCCTTGCCCCTGTGGGCCAGATGCCAAGCGTGGGTATTCCCGGCTCCATGTCAATGCCCCAGTCCCTTATAAGTGGACCACTGCAGCCAACAGGCACCGCAGCTCAGGCCGGTGGCACCACTAACCCCTTCCTGTTGTGA